A single region of the Actinoplanes sp. SE50/110 genome encodes:
- a CDS encoding phosphotransferase: protein MAPEPGRWSGHDYAGPVEPDCIGHFDLAPWNIVFDGEQVTGIIDWDFAAPTSRAWDLAYAAHQFVPFHPTEALAAWGWDSEPDRAGRLRLFTQAYGAPVTAAELVDLAAMRLLSIGAHIEDRIRADDPAFAVHQAEDHGSGYRAAAAWILTHRAQLLG from the coding sequence GTGGCTCCGGAGCCGGGCCGGTGGAGCGGCCACGACTACGCCGGCCCGGTCGAGCCTGACTGTATCGGGCACTTCGACCTGGCACCGTGGAACATCGTCTTCGACGGCGAGCAGGTCACCGGCATCATCGACTGGGACTTCGCCGCTCCCACGAGCCGCGCCTGGGACCTGGCCTATGCGGCCCACCAGTTCGTCCCGTTCCATCCCACCGAGGCTCTGGCCGCCTGGGGCTGGGACAGCGAACCCGACCGGGCCGGCCGGCTGCGCCTGTTCACGCAAGCGTATGGGGCGCCGGTCACCGCCGCCGAACTCGTCGACCTGGCTGCGATGCGGCTGCTGAGTATCGGCGCGCACATCGAGGACCGCATCCGCGCCGACGACCCGGCCTTCGCCGTGCACCAGGCCGAGGACCACGGCAGCGGCTACCGCGCCGCGGCCGCCTGGATCCTCACCCACCGCGCCCAGCTGCTCGGCTGA
- a CDS encoding SigE family RNA polymerase sigma factor, with the protein MRDREDSEVTAFVRARYGSLLRTAFLLCGDRGKAEDLVQTTLAKTVVAWSRLQRAESIDNYVQRVLVNTFVSSRRRRSWWEQPLGRLMDTAARDEYVTVEQRDLLRRALDGLPARQRAAVVLRYYEDLSEQDTASALGCSVGTVKSLCSRGLQALRKQWVAAEAVTDQKVRNYA; encoded by the coding sequence ATGCGCGATCGCGAGGATAGCGAGGTGACAGCCTTCGTGCGAGCGCGTTACGGATCGCTGCTCCGGACCGCGTTCCTACTGTGCGGCGACCGCGGCAAGGCCGAGGATCTGGTTCAGACGACGTTGGCGAAGACCGTTGTGGCCTGGTCCAGGCTGCAACGGGCGGAAAGCATCGACAACTACGTTCAGCGTGTTCTTGTCAACACCTTCGTGAGCTCTAGGCGGCGACGTTCCTGGTGGGAGCAGCCCTTAGGCCGGCTGATGGATACTGCGGCGCGCGACGAATACGTGACTGTGGAACAGCGGGACTTGCTCCGCCGGGCGCTGGATGGGCTGCCAGCACGGCAACGAGCGGCCGTTGTGCTGCGCTATTACGAGGACCTATCTGAGCAGGACACCGCCAGCGCCCTGGGATGTTCGGTGGGAACGGTCAAGAGTCTTTGCTCGAGGGGTCTGCAGGCTCTGCGCAAGCAGTGGGTTGCAGCGGAAGCGGTTACTGATCAAAAGGTGCGGAATTATGCATGA
- a CDS encoding N-acetyltransferase GCN5, producing the protein MVWDDHDPAATITLTAYVDVDSLWKPDRDPEALWYPEDDPADALYAAKMMAPLNRSGSRLGSEMLDWAAGRAWDAGLTWLRFDAWTTNPRLHAYYVGLGFRHVRTIASRVSGACFRRPSQPYHGYLKTDGE; encoded by the coding sequence ATGGTCTGGGACGACCACGACCCGGCTGCCACCATCACCCTCACCGCCTACGTGGACGTCGACTCGCTCTGGAAACCCGACCGTGACCCCGAGGCACTCTGGTATCCCGAAGACGATCCGGCCGACGCGCTCTACGCCGCCAAGATGATGGCGCCGCTGAACCGGTCAGGATCGCGCCTTGGCAGCGAGATGCTCGACTGGGCAGCCGGGCGCGCCTGGGACGCCGGACTCACCTGGCTCCGATTCGACGCCTGGACCACCAACCCCCGCCTACACGCCTACTACGTAGGCCTCGGGTTCCGGCACGTCCGTACCATCGCAAGCCGCGTCTCCGGCGCCTGCTTCCGGCGCCCGAGCCAGCCTTACCACGGCTATCTCAAGACCGACGGCGAATAG
- a CDS encoding IS701 family transposase: MNTIEARFARPEPRRRVRDFVAGLLAPLPTKNCWTIAEHAGDDGPGGMQDLISRASWDDALVRADVRDFVAARLGHPDGVLLVDETGDLKKGTHTVGVQRQYSGTAGKIENCQLAVHLSYASPLGHSLVDVALYLPKSWIDDPQRRAEAGVPGAVTFATKPELARRLIETAVAGGLPCRWVAGDEAYGGDPQLATALRRHQLGYVLAVACSHRAPTGLGVQRADQIAAGLPKHAWQRISAGNGAKGHRYYDWAFITLPHAADQHQGHHRLLIRRNRTTGELAFYRCWSPQLVALHHLVAVAGRRWSIEESFQATKSGLGLDQHQHRRWKAWHRWTTLVIAAHAFLAAATTASTTSPDGLIVITVNELRRLFHALVIEPGRRVVDVIAWSIYRRRHQAAARTSHYARQALTEP; encoded by the coding sequence ATGAACACGATCGAGGCACGTTTCGCCCGACCCGAACCCCGGCGCCGGGTCCGTGACTTCGTTGCCGGGCTGCTCGCACCGTTGCCGACGAAGAACTGCTGGACGATTGCCGAGCACGCCGGCGACGACGGTCCGGGCGGGATGCAGGATCTGATCAGCCGTGCCAGTTGGGACGACGCCCTGGTGCGGGCCGATGTGCGCGACTTCGTGGCGGCCCGTCTCGGGCACCCGGACGGGGTGCTGCTGGTCGACGAGACCGGCGATCTTAAGAAAGGCACCCACACTGTCGGCGTGCAACGGCAATACTCCGGAACCGCCGGGAAGATCGAGAACTGCCAGCTCGCGGTGCACCTGTCATACGCTTCCCCACTCGGGCACAGCCTGGTCGACGTTGCTCTCTACCTGCCGAAATCCTGGATCGACGACCCTCAGCGACGGGCAGAGGCAGGGGTTCCTGGCGCCGTCACGTTCGCTACGAAACCGGAGCTGGCACGCCGCTTGATCGAGACCGCAGTAGCTGGCGGGCTGCCATGCCGGTGGGTCGCCGGCGACGAAGCTTACGGCGGTGACCCGCAGCTGGCCACCGCACTACGCCGGCATCAGCTCGGCTACGTCCTCGCGGTCGCCTGCTCACACCGAGCACCGACCGGCCTCGGCGTCCAGCGGGCCGACCAGATCGCCGCCGGACTACCGAAACACGCATGGCAGCGGATATCGGCCGGCAACGGCGCGAAAGGCCACCGCTACTACGACTGGGCTTTCATCACCCTGCCGCACGCAGCTGACCAGCACCAAGGCCATCACCGGCTACTGATTCGCCGCAACCGGACCACCGGTGAACTGGCGTTCTACCGCTGCTGGTCACCGCAACTCGTCGCGCTGCACCACCTGGTCGCCGTCGCCGGAAGACGCTGGAGCATTGAGGAGTCGTTCCAAGCAACCAAAAGCGGACTCGGACTGGATCAGCACCAGCACCGCCGCTGGAAAGCCTGGCACCGCTGGACCACCCTGGTCATCGCCGCCCACGCATTTCTCGCCGCCGCGACCACGGCCAGCACCACGAGCCCGGACGGCCTGATCGTGATCACCGTCAACGAACTCCGCCGGCTGTTCCACGCTCTGGTCATCGAACCCGGCAGACGCGTCGTCGACGTCATTGCCTGGTCAATCTATCGCCGCCGTCATCAAGCCGCCGCCAGGACCAGCCACTACGCCCGCCAAGCACTCACGGAACCCTGA
- a CDS encoding RNA polymerase subunit sigma-70 — translation MVVLEGYDKQGAARLAFFTGDSGAADALRMRVDRPAPDPVKTQVISLVSPRLTGAPGAASVDLAGTSAIAVAMPGVTAVRVSSTAIDDEMTQDPDGPTSRLVVERFPITATAQTVTITGFIKPDRPFAKATKVFEVPGEDGVTGDPRAVPAQVVARGGEQLIVAFSTDQAVRKGQLAVVAAGLVGRVGAVDATRGQATIDLVTSAGFAGQVYTDISNVPGSVRGTGGGLVMENVPAGGEIYQDNRVVMPDPSQQNNQIGAVTVGRASAEKVAGATTVKLSPTADIAHITTLSIMTPPAGGGR, via the coding sequence GTGGTCGTCCTGGAGGGATACGACAAGCAGGGAGCCGCACGGTTGGCCTTCTTCACCGGTGATTCCGGTGCGGCGGACGCCCTGCGGATGCGGGTCGACCGACCGGCGCCAGACCCGGTGAAGACGCAGGTCATCAGTCTGGTGAGCCCCCGGTTGACTGGCGCTCCGGGCGCGGCAAGTGTTGACCTCGCGGGAACCTCCGCTATTGCTGTGGCTATGCCGGGGGTTACCGCGGTGCGTGTATCGAGCACCGCGATCGACGATGAAATGACACAAGATCCGGACGGGCCCACTAGCCGCCTTGTTGTAGAGCGATTTCCGATCACTGCGACAGCGCAAACAGTGACGATTACTGGCTTCATCAAGCCGGATAGGCCCTTCGCTAAAGCGACGAAGGTTTTCGAAGTTCCCGGTGAAGATGGTGTTACCGGCGACCCGCGAGCCGTGCCTGCCCAGGTGGTCGCTAGAGGTGGCGAGCAGTTAATCGTGGCGTTCTCGACAGATCAGGCGGTTCGGAAGGGGCAGCTCGCTGTCGTAGCGGCAGGTTTGGTCGGACGGGTTGGGGCAGTAGACGCGACGCGCGGCCAAGCCACTATTGACCTGGTTACCAGTGCCGGTTTCGCAGGCCAGGTGTATACCGATATCAGCAACGTCCCGGGATCCGTGCGTGGCACTGGCGGAGGTTTGGTGATGGAAAATGTGCCGGCAGGCGGTGAGATATATCAGGATAATCGCGTCGTGATGCCGGACCCTTCCCAACAGAACAACCAGATTGGCGCTGTCACGGTTGGACGAGCGTCTGCAGAGAAGGTGGCCGGAGCCACCACGGTGAAACTCAGCCCTACAGCTGATATT
- a CDS encoding DUF4240 domain-containing protein gives MDVADFWRFVERSADAESDPNRRALWLEDRLSRIALTHVVDFQIHLDAARRPIDTYDMWAAANQIMDGLCSGDSFWYFQTWLIGQGRRWWQHAARHPDNLVELPAMQALAGSQPGEWEDAAWPHWEQLACVASNAYDRVTGEEEGIDDALLDRGHIRPFDPRPDGVPWDSDSLAAISQRLPRLSRVFPRRRYTKP, from the coding sequence GTGGATGTGGCAGATTTCTGGCGCTTCGTGGAACGGTCGGCCGACGCCGAATCTGATCCAAACCGGCGAGCGCTTTGGCTGGAAGATCGGCTGAGCCGCATCGCCCTCACTCACGTCGTCGACTTCCAGATCCACCTGGATGCCGCTCGGCGCCCTATCGACACCTACGACATGTGGGCCGCCGCAAACCAGATCATGGACGGCCTGTGCAGCGGCGACAGCTTCTGGTACTTCCAAACCTGGCTCATCGGTCAAGGCCGGCGCTGGTGGCAGCACGCTGCCCGACACCCGGACAACCTGGTCGAGCTCCCCGCTATGCAGGCACTCGCTGGCAGCCAGCCCGGAGAATGGGAAGACGCCGCGTGGCCCCATTGGGAGCAGTTGGCATGCGTTGCTTCCAACGCTTACGACCGCGTCACCGGGGAGGAGGAAGGCATCGACGACGCCCTGCTCGACCGCGGCCACATCCGCCCCTTCGACCCTCGACCGGATGGCGTGCCGTGGGATTCCGACAGCCTGGCCGCGATCAGCCAGCGCCTGCCGCGGCTCAGCCGCGTGTTCCCACGCCGACGCTACACCAAGCCGTGA